A window of the Pseudomonas fluorescens genome harbors these coding sequences:
- a CDS encoding IucA/IucC family C-terminal-domain containing protein produces the protein MNLSSTFAPQDWAVLSGPLRLKPMAEHDRLRSVRASALLDEDACVQLLDRLGPVISSPTRAITASLLGKRFSFLATGACLYAMSVCDQGLMLSLEDCVIEYGHDEGLWTSSMPMPERTPTRYDAGEREAWRAEVVTALFAGVLAPLWQMFNRVSGISRRILWENTAVRVYSLYEKRISKVQDPVIRQRQEADFHWLLNEAPPELFGLDYNPLTHFRRPPTPMEEGGSVRFRRTCCFYYRACDPVEYCSTCPLIRPKPSRPGKSS, from the coding sequence ATGAACCTGAGTTCAACGTTTGCACCGCAAGACTGGGCGGTATTGAGCGGTCCGCTGCGTCTCAAACCCATGGCCGAGCACGACCGGCTACGCTCGGTGCGCGCCTCCGCATTGCTGGATGAAGACGCGTGCGTGCAATTGCTCGACCGGCTGGGTCCCGTGATCAGCTCTCCGACCCGAGCCATCACCGCGTCGCTGCTGGGCAAGCGGTTCTCTTTCCTGGCCACGGGTGCTTGTCTGTACGCCATGTCTGTTTGTGATCAGGGACTGATGTTGTCCCTTGAAGACTGCGTGATCGAGTACGGCCATGACGAAGGGCTCTGGACATCCTCCATGCCGATGCCCGAGCGAACACCCACCCGGTACGACGCCGGTGAACGGGAAGCCTGGCGGGCGGAGGTCGTGACAGCGCTGTTCGCAGGCGTATTGGCGCCGTTATGGCAGATGTTCAACCGGGTCAGCGGGATTTCGCGCCGCATTCTGTGGGAGAACACGGCCGTGCGGGTTTATTCGCTTTACGAAAAACGCATCAGCAAGGTGCAGGATCCAGTGATTCGCCAGCGCCAGGAGGCGGATTTCCATTGGCTGCTCAATGAAGCCCCACCGGAGCTGTTCGGCCTGGATTACAACCCGCTGACGCACTTCCGCCGTCCGCCCACGCCCATGGAGGAGGGGGGCAGTGTCCGTTTTCGCCGTACCTGCTGCTTCTACTATCGGGCCTGCGACCCCGTCGAATATTGCTCGACATGCCCTCTCATCCGGCCGAAACCTTCACGCCCGGGGAAAAGCTCATGA
- a CDS encoding ABC transporter ATP-binding protein has protein sequence MASMATHQLTLGYQRQVIIDALDLQLPAGKISVLIGSNGCGKSTLLKSLARLLKPRQGSVILNGVDIQQRSTAAVARELAILPQMPSAPEGITVRQLVALGRYPYQSWMQQWSVQDEAMVERALQQTGVQELAQRPVDALSGGQRQRVWIAMTLAQDTEIVLLDEPTTFLDLAHQIEVLDLLRDLNRQENKTIVMVLHDLNLACRYADHMVAVHQRTAFAQGRPADILTEGLVKQVFDLNCRIIADPFFGTPLCIPFGRELPQ, from the coding sequence ATGGCTTCGATGGCGACCCATCAACTGACCCTGGGCTATCAGCGCCAGGTGATTATCGATGCACTGGATCTGCAACTGCCGGCGGGCAAAATCTCGGTGCTGATCGGCAGCAACGGTTGCGGCAAAAGCACCTTGCTCAAATCCCTGGCGCGCCTGCTCAAGCCGCGACAGGGTTCGGTCATTCTCAACGGTGTCGATATTCAGCAACGCTCGACGGCGGCGGTGGCGCGGGAGTTGGCCATCCTGCCGCAAATGCCCAGCGCGCCGGAGGGCATCACGGTGCGGCAACTGGTAGCGCTGGGGCGATATCCGTATCAGAGCTGGATGCAACAATGGTCGGTACAGGATGAGGCAATGGTTGAACGGGCGCTGCAGCAGACGGGGGTGCAGGAACTGGCGCAACGGCCGGTCGATGCGCTGTCCGGTGGCCAGCGTCAGCGCGTCTGGATTGCCATGACCCTCGCCCAGGATACCGAGATCGTGTTGCTCGATGAGCCGACCACTTTTCTCGATCTGGCCCACCAGATCGAGGTGCTGGATCTGCTGCGCGATCTCAATCGTCAGGAAAACAAGACCATCGTCATGGTCCTGCATGATCTGAACCTGGCGTGTCGCTACGCCGACCATATGGTCGCGGTACATCAGCGCACGGCATTCGCTCAGGGGCGGCCGGCGGACATTCTGACCGAGGGACTGGTCAAGCAGGTCTTCGATCTCAACTGCCGGATCATTGCCGATCCGTTTTTCGGCACACCGCTGTGCATCCCGTTCGGACGGGAGTTGCCACAATGA
- a CDS encoding FecCD family ABC transporter permease yields the protein MNDSLILRRAGFSRRIDLSTLWHLLAALVFTAMVMLGVLSLGKVNLSPLTVVQLLWQGGDERLVFIIEQLRLPRLLLAALVGAALAVSGLILQSIIRNPLASPDLLGITSGASAAAVLYLSFFSVLLGPQYLPLAAMGGAGLAALSIYLLAWKRGASPLRLVLIGVGVSALLTALTTFMLVFSPLTTTLSAYVWLTGSVYGASWPEPRALAGWLLAIMPVLIFLARQVRFQQLDDALAQGIGVRVQWLRAGLLMVSVALAGAAVAWGGAIAFVGLIAPHIAKRLVAPGFAGQAIMAALVGANLAVLADLIGRSLFLPLDLPAGIFVAVLGTPFFLYLLINQRH from the coding sequence ATGAATGACTCGCTGATATTGCGGCGCGCAGGGTTCTCGCGGCGCATTGACCTTTCTACCCTCTGGCATCTGCTCGCCGCGCTGGTGTTCACAGCGATGGTCATGCTGGGCGTGCTTTCGCTTGGCAAGGTCAACCTGTCGCCGCTGACCGTGGTGCAACTGCTCTGGCAGGGCGGCGATGAGCGTCTGGTGTTCATCATCGAGCAGCTTCGTCTGCCACGGTTGTTGCTGGCGGCGCTGGTGGGCGCGGCTTTGGCGGTGTCGGGGCTGATTCTGCAAAGCATCATCCGCAATCCGTTGGCGTCGCCAGACCTGTTGGGTATCACCAGCGGCGCCAGTGCGGCGGCGGTGTTGTACCTGTCGTTCTTCTCGGTGCTGCTGGGCCCGCAATACCTGCCGCTGGCGGCCATGGGCGGCGCCGGACTGGCGGCGTTGAGCATTTATCTGTTGGCCTGGAAACGCGGCGCGTCGCCCCTGCGGCTGGTGTTGATCGGGGTTGGCGTGTCGGCGCTGCTGACCGCGCTGACAACCTTCATGCTGGTGTTCAGTCCGTTGACCACCACGCTTTCAGCGTATGTCTGGCTGACCGGCAGCGTGTACGGCGCGAGCTGGCCGGAGCCGCGAGCCCTGGCGGGATGGCTGCTGGCGATCATGCCGGTTCTGATATTTCTGGCGCGTCAGGTGCGGTTTCAACAACTGGATGATGCGCTGGCCCAAGGTATCGGCGTGCGGGTGCAATGGCTGCGCGCCGGGTTGTTGATGGTCAGCGTGGCACTGGCCGGCGCTGCGGTGGCATGGGGCGGGGCGATTGCGTTTGTCGGCCTGATTGCGCCGCATATCGCCAAGCGTCTGGTGGCCCCGGGCTTTGCCGGGCAAGCGATCATGGCGGCGCTGGTCGGTGCGAATCTGGCGGTGCTGGCCGACCTGATCGGGCGCAGCCTGTTTCTGCCACTGGATCTGCCCGCCGGGATTTTTGTCGCCGTGCTGGGGACACCGTTCTTTCTTTATCTTTTGATCAACCAGCGGCATTAA